From Roseburia hominis, the proteins below share one genomic window:
- a CDS encoding ABC transporter ATP-binding protein has translation MIKQIKDYTKIFKGMKLPWLLLFLVVVISMIKSHVEVESITLTASIIDGTKNTVKMDELVRYVEFQLIAGITTIAFTYATGLLLQKINLAVRLRTWDKMMRLPTSYYDTDNVNELVTRVTTDADAAGNYFQVWIDIFTAIYAGIVAFQKLFSFQSKMALTSLILIPVVAGITIIYSKLTYKTGATVRTMLAAMMGYLAEHVRGLRLIKSFRMEEDESRKADDLFRKQCKADVLLSYTTMIQLGGMEVVGCLNIVISFVLGSRMVATGEISVGKLIGFYTLCSMVVMRFAGLCTSFGEFSKNAGIVKKIGNILEVPDEREEGCELDVADADIILNHVNFSYQSASVLRDLNCSIPKGKITAIVGTNGAGKSTLFKLLERMYDPTEGQIFFGEKDITEFKLSSWRKSFAIVAQDKPLLSGTIRENILYGVERHVSEEELIHVAKMANIYDFVMNTPGQFDAQVGPGGSNFSGGQQQCIAIARAMMRNPDYLLLDEATSNLDAKSEQQVTAALSNLMKGRTTILIAHNYSATVFADQVIVLCDGQIQACGTPEEMLRTNAYYRTFAKAGAGVAK, from the coding sequence ATGATAAAACAGATTAAGGATTATACAAAGATATTTAAAGGCATGAAACTGCCCTGGCTTCTTTTGTTCCTGGTGGTAGTGATTTCTATGATTAAGTCACATGTCGAAGTGGAGTCTATCACGCTTACGGCTTCAATCATCGACGGAACGAAAAATACTGTCAAGATGGATGAATTGGTCCGCTATGTGGAATTTCAGCTTATAGCAGGAATTACTACGATTGCATTTACTTATGCTACAGGTCTTCTGTTGCAGAAAATTAACCTCGCAGTGCGGCTTCGGACATGGGATAAGATGATGCGTCTGCCTACCAGCTACTATGATACGGACAATGTAAATGAGCTTGTGACAAGGGTGACAACGGATGCAGACGCGGCCGGGAACTATTTCCAGGTATGGATTGATATATTTACGGCCATTTATGCGGGAATTGTGGCTTTCCAGAAATTATTCTCCTTCCAGTCCAAAATGGCTCTCACGAGTCTTATCCTGATCCCTGTTGTGGCGGGAATTACGATTATTTACAGTAAACTTACCTATAAGACGGGTGCGACTGTAAGAACCATGCTGGCAGCTATGATGGGATATCTTGCAGAGCATGTAAGGGGACTCAGGCTTATTAAGTCGTTCCGCATGGAGGAAGATGAAAGCAGGAAAGCAGATGACCTGTTCCGGAAGCAGTGCAAGGCAGATGTACTTCTCAGCTATACTACAATGATTCAGCTTGGCGGTATGGAGGTCGTGGGTTGTCTGAATATTGTCATTTCCTTTGTATTAGGCAGCCGGATGGTAGCGACAGGAGAGATTTCTGTCGGCAAGCTGATCGGATTCTATACACTTTGCTCTATGGTAGTTATGCGATTTGCAGGGCTGTGTACGAGTTTTGGAGAGTTCTCTAAAAATGCAGGAATTGTTAAGAAAATAGGGAATATATTGGAAGTGCCGGACGAACGGGAAGAAGGGTGTGAGCTGGATGTCGCAGATGCAGATATTATATTGAATCATGTAAACTTTTCTTATCAGTCGGCATCAGTCCTGCGCGATTTGAATTGTTCAATCCCGAAGGGCAAGATTACAGCGATTGTCGGGACGAACGGGGCAGGAAAGAGTACACTGTTCAAACTGCTTGAGCGTATGTATGATCCGACGGAAGGACAGATCTTTTTTGGAGAAAAGGATATCACAGAATTTAAACTCTCGTCCTGGAGGAAGAGCTTTGCCATCGTGGCACAGGACAAACCGCTTCTGTCTGGTACGATTCGGGAAAATATTCTGTATGGAGTAGAGCGGCATGTGTCGGAGGAAGAATTGATTCATGTTGCAAAAATGGCAAATATTTACGATTTCGTCATGAATACGCCGGGGCAGTTCGATGCCCAGGTGGGACCTGGCGGCTCTAATTTCTCTGGCGGACAGCAGCAATGTATTGCAATCGCGAGGGCCATGATGCGTAACCCGGACTATCTGCTTCTCGATGAGGCGACCAGTAATCTGGACGCGAAAAGTGAACAGCAGGTAACGGCAGCGCTCAGCAATCTGATGAAGGGGCGTACTACGATATTGATTGCTCACAATTACTCTGCTACCGTATTTGCGGATCAGGTCATCGTACTTTGTGACGGTCAGATACAGGCGTGCGGAACGCCGGAAGAGATGCTTCGTACAAATGCATATTATCGTACCTTTGCAAAGGCAGGCGCGGGAGTTGCAAAATAA